TTGGGAGACGTGCTCACCACCATGGGGAGGATCTTCCTCGGGCTCATCCTGGCCTTTATCAGCGGCACGATCCTGGGCGTGTTCATGGGCTTTACGGAATCGGTGGAGAAGTACACCCTGCCGGTGCTCCACTTCATCATGGGCATCCCGGCGCTCTCGTGGGTGGTCTTCGCCATCATATGGTTCAGCCACGTGGAGACGCGCATCGCCTTCATCCTGCTGGCCGGCTCCCTGCCCAACTTCGCGCTGATCATCCACGACGGCATCAAGAGCATCTCGAAGGAGTACCTGGACATGCTGCGGGCCATGCGCCCGACGCGGAAACAGCTCTTCGCCAAGCTGATCCTGCCGGGCATGATCCCGGCCGTGCTGACTTCGTGGAAGGTCAACCTCGGGCTCGCCGCGCGCGTGGTCATCGTCGCCGAGTTGGTGGGCGCCACCCGCGGCGTGGGCAACAAGCTGCTGCTGGCGCAGGAACTCTTCGAGATGCCCAAGGCCATTGCCTGGACGCTGGTGCTGGTGACGTTCCTGCTCATCACCCAGTTCGTCATTCTCTTTCTGGAGCACAAGCTGCTGCGCTGGCGTCCGGCGAAGCAGGGAGGGATGGCCACGTGAGCGCCGAACCCGTCGTTGAAATGCAGGATGTGCAGATGGTCTTCACATCCGTGGACGGCGACCGTTTCACCGCGGTGGAAGCGCTCGACCTGGAGGTGGGGAGCGGTGACGTCATCGCCATCGTCGGCAAGACCGGCTGCGGCAAGTCCACGACCTTCAACCTGCTGCTGGGCCTGGAACAGCCCACCTCCGGCTCCATAAAACTCCTGGGCCACGACCCTTTCAAGGAGTTCGACTGGTTCCGCTCGAAACTGGGAGTCATCTTCCAGACGGACCGCCTGCTGCCCTGGCGCACGGCGCTGGAGAACGCACGAGTCGGGCTCGAAATCCTCGAATACAGCGAAAAGGAACAGAACGACATCGCCCTGGAATGGCTGCACAAGCTGGAGCTGCAGGGCTTCGAGGACGCCTACCCCCATGAACTGTCCGGCGGCATGCGCCAGCGCGTGGGCATGGCCCGAGCCTTCTGCCTCACGCCCGAGATCTTCTTCGCCGACGAGGCCTTCGGCCACCTGGACCAGTCCACCGCCCGGCGCCTGCGCGAGGTGTTCCTGGAACTCGTGACCGAGAGCCGGAAGACCTGCCTCCTCATCACCCACAACATCCATGAGGCCCTGGAGATCGGCTCCCGCCTGGTGATCCTCGGCAAGCCCGGCCGGGTCCTCGCCGACATGGAAACCCCCACCAACGCCGGCCGCGCCGAAATGGCCGAGTTCGAGGACCGGGTCCTCGACATCATCGAGACCAACGAAGTCGTCGGGTGAAACGCTACGGGTTCTGGATCCTCGCCCTGGGCTGGCTTCCGGCGGGGTTGCTGCTCCAGGGAGTGGTCCGGTTCTTTCCGGGCGAGAGCGGCGCCTGGACTCCGGAGTTCGTCCTCATGGCCGGCGTCATGATGCTCCAGGGCCTCATCCCCGTGGCCCCCTGCGGCCTGCCCCTGGCCCTGGCCTGCCGGCGGCTCTGGCGCCTGGACTACCGCCGCACCGCCTGGAGCCTGGGCATCGGCCTGGGCGCCGTCACGACGCTCGCGGCGCTGTTCGCGGGGCTGCTGGGGCCGTTGGCGATCCTCGTTGCCGTCCTGGTGTTGAGCCTGCCGGCGTGGGGCGTCGCCCTGTTGCTCGGGCGACGGAAGCGGGAGC
The sequence above is drawn from the Deltaproteobacteria bacterium genome and encodes:
- a CDS encoding ABC transporter permease; protein product: MESEATRTELSPARAREAWHTRILGLMAARKEPIISFGVILVTWQIASFFVAPYLVPGLGVIFASFIEIVASLTLLGDVLTTMGRIFLGLILAFISGTILGVFMGFTESVEKYTLPVLHFIMGIPALSWVVFAIIWFSHVETRIAFILLAGSLPNFALIIHDGIKSISKEYLDMLRAMRPTRKQLFAKLILPGMIPAVLTSWKVNLGLAARVVIVAELVGATRGVGNKLLLAQELFEMPKAIAWTLVLVTFLLITQFVILFLEHKLLRWRPAKQGGMAT
- a CDS encoding ATP-binding cassette domain-containing protein; the encoded protein is MSAEPVVEMQDVQMVFTSVDGDRFTAVEALDLEVGSGDVIAIVGKTGCGKSTTFNLLLGLEQPTSGSIKLLGHDPFKEFDWFRSKLGVIFQTDRLLPWRTALENARVGLEILEYSEKEQNDIALEWLHKLELQGFEDAYPHELSGGMRQRVGMARAFCLTPEIFFADEAFGHLDQSTARRLREVFLELVTESRKTCLLITHNIHEALEIGSRLVILGKPGRVLADMETPTNAGRAEMAEFEDRVLDIIETNEVVG